AAGAATTAGATGCAATTCCATTTGATATTCCTAATGTAGAATTCACGCATTATAATGAAGAATGCACTTTTGATTATATTATCAAAAAATATCAAATAAACGATCCTGCTGTTTTAATCATGGCAAAAATTGTGCGTGGTGCCGATACGGATCAACATAATTTAGCTAAAGAATCAGCAGGACTGTGGGCAATTTCCGCGGGACTTTCGTATAATATTACAAATGATGCCGAATTATTAGAAGCAGGTTTAAAACTCTACGATGCATTGTACAGCTGGGCAAAACATTTGTACCAACAAAATCATCTCCAAAATAGTCCTTTTGAAAGCTTACTGCATGAAGTTTATAAGAAGTTTCTAATTGAGAAAAAAACGAGTAAAAAAACGCCAGCTTGGGTTAAAGAATTAAAAAATATTATTCAGGATCAAATAGATGCACAATTTACGTTTGATTTAAAGAAAATCTCCAATGATTTAGAACTTAATTCTTCTTATTTGTCAAGAGAATTTTCTAAATATTTTGAAGATTTGAATTTTGGCGAATATGTTCGAAAACTGAGAATCGAAAAAGCCATCAATCTGATTCAGAGTTCAACTTACACCTTAACCGAAATAGCTTATATGACCGGATTTTCAGATCAAAGTCATTTTACCAGAATATTCAAATTACATACTGGTAAAAACCCTTCTTCGTACAGAAAAAGTGCTTCAAAAAAGTAACTTATATACAAAAGGTAAATAGCATTCTATTTAAAAGTTTACATTCTCGATAGTTTTGTTTTTTCACTAACAAAACTATCATGATTTTATTCAGACAATTTATCCTAATTACTTTATTCTCTTTAAGTTTAAATGCTTTTTCTCAAACTACTTATCCAAAAATTACAGGTTATTTTGGAATCCTGCACCCTATCGTAACTTTTAACAGCGAGCAGACAACTGTAAATTTTCGTGATTACTATGCCGTTGGTTTTCCTACCGGAATTAATATTTGGAAGAACCAAAAAATAGGTTTTTCTTTTGAAATCGTGCCTAATATCAAAGTTCAGGGAAATAGTGATAAAGTAACTAATTTATTATTTCATCCCGGCGTTCTGGTCGCTTTAGGCAACGGCTATACTTTTGCCGGAAGAGCCGCTTTTGAAAGCAGCGGAAGATACGGCATAACTCCTGTAATCAATAAAACAGTTATAAAAAGCCAAAACTGCAGCTACTTTGCTGCTATTCCACTGCCTATTCGTTTTGGTAATGATCATCCGGCATCTTTTACTATTGGCTTTCAATTTGGAATTGCTTTTTGAAAAAAAAAGTTTCAGGTTTTAGGTTGATCATAAAATAAACCCGACAGGTTTTAAAAACCTGTCGGGTTTAAAACTTGAAACAAAGAAAACCTGGAACCTGAAACAAAAAAACTATTTTGCTATTTGTTTACTATTGCAATGGCTCCTTATTTTCATAAAATTGCAGAAAATAATTCAATAAAAGCATTTGTTAATGGTATCACTGCTGCCGTTGTTGGCGCATTAGTAGGTTCTGTTTTTGTAATTGCTTCCCGAACCATAATAGATATTCCAACACTATTAATTGCAATTATTACCGTTCTTGCTTTGCTTTATATAAAGAAAATTCAAGAACCGGTAATTATAATTGTTGCAGCTGCTTTAGGAATATTGATAAAGCTTATTTAATTTCAAAAATACGAACAAACTTTTGCTCTAGTTTTTTTTTCTTTTTCTCTTCTTTCCATCTCGAATAGAAAGCCATAAAAAGCAAAAACAAATTGACAATTGTTGACGCTCGCCTGAGTCCTTTTGCAAAAAAAAGAAAAAATATATTAATTGCCAGTATAATAACTATTGGAGAAAACCTTGACCAAATTAATTGAAATTTATTATTTGGTTCAACACTATAATCTACTTTAAGTGTATTATTAATGCTTTCATATTTTCCTTTTACAACATAAAATGTTGGAGATACTATCGAATTTACAGTTAAACTAAAAGTTTTATCATCAAAAAGTCCGTAAAAAGGTTTTATTGCGCCACTTACAGGAAAGACTCTAACCTGACCTAATGTTGCTTTTGGAGCCCCGATTTCTGTATTGTTTTGTAATCTTGTACGGAATTCTGACAAACTGAGTTTTGAA
The sequence above is drawn from the Flavobacterium sp. N2038 genome and encodes:
- a CDS encoding chromate resistance protein ChrB domain-containing protein, which gives rise to MKWITRERPKIDRIACPWLIQKFVDPKAEFIYVPFNEVLDKAKELDAIPFDIPNVEFTHYNEECTFDYIIKKYQINDPAVLIMAKIVRGADTDQHNLAKESAGLWAISAGLSYNITNDAELLEAGLKLYDALYSWAKHLYQQNHLQNSPFESLLHEVYKKFLIEKKTSKKTPAWVKELKNIIQDQIDAQFTFDLKKISNDLELNSSYLSREFSKYFEDLNFGEYVRKLRIEKAINLIQSSTYTLTEIAYMTGFSDQSHFTRIFKLHTGKNPSSYRKSASKK
- a CDS encoding chromate transporter, which codes for MFTIAMAPYFHKIAENNSIKAFVNGITAAVVGALVGSVFVIASRTIIDIPTLLIAIITVLALLYIKKIQEPVIIIVAAALGILIKLI